A single Thermotoga sp. DNA region contains:
- a CDS encoding response regulator transcription factor → MAKKKILVVDDDPAILELVGYNLAKEGYDVLKAYDGEEALKLANEEDVDMFIVDIMLPGMDGFELVRKIRSMEKYRNTPVIFLSAKGEEFDKVLGLELGADDYITKPFSVRELLARVKAIFRRLSAAVQSKEERPKKITAKDLEIDVEKYEVKVRGKKVNLTPLEFELLRFLAENEGKVFSRDVLLDKLWGYDYYGDTRTVDVHIRRLRTKIEEDPSNPKYIITVRGKGYKFRDPGKED, encoded by the coding sequence ATGGCGAAGAAAAAGATTTTGGTTGTCGACGACGATCCAGCGATTTTGGAACTGGTGGGATACAACCTCGCTAAAGAAGGGTACGATGTTTTGAAAGCGTACGACGGAGAAGAGGCTCTAAAGCTTGCCAATGAAGAAGATGTGGATATGTTTATAGTGGATATCATGCTACCAGGGATGGACGGGTTTGAGCTTGTTAGAAAGATCAGGTCCATGGAAAAATACAGGAACACTCCGGTCATCTTTCTGAGCGCCAAAGGTGAGGAGTTCGACAAAGTGCTCGGCCTAGAACTTGGAGCGGACGATTATATCACAAAACCCTTCAGCGTGAGAGAACTCCTCGCAAGGGTGAAGGCTATATTCAGAAGGCTGTCTGCCGCTGTGCAGAGCAAAGAAGAGAGGCCCAAGAAGATCACCGCGAAAGATCTCGAGATCGACGTGGAGAAATACGAGGTAAAGGTGAGAGGAAAGAAAGTGAATCTCACACCTCTGGAATTCGAGCTCCTCAGGTTTCTGGCAGAAAATGAAGGAAAGGTCTTCAGCAGGGACGTGCTTCTCGACAAATTGTGGGGGTACGACTATTACGGTGACACGAGGACGGTCGACGTGCACATCAGAAGACTGAGAACGAAGATAGAAGAAGATCCGTCCAATCCGAAATACATCATTACCGTTCGTGGAAAGGGTTACAAGTTCAGAGACCCAGGAAAGGAAGATTGA
- a CDS encoding ATP-binding protein codes for MEMFLIIAGILLFALLVFFFRKKLSEYRIFIKKVADMLGEKDVPPLYLFERLKKHIDNLKDKIVRVEVSRDNFLTILNSLSEPIFILDREGNITFLNEAARKLVQDRINPEGRRYYEIFEDYYINEMVEETIKSLEPQEGTQVTYVENDKKYFHVKVIPVDLKSGDKIFVILFHDVTKERKLDEMRREFIATVSHELRTPLTSIHGYAETLLEDDLENKELVKRFLKIIEEESARMTRLINDLLDLEKMEESSVEFEMKELDLCEVVDYVYRIVQPIAEENEVDLEVDCEDVMVKGNKERLIQMLLNLVDNAVKYTSFKEKGEKKVWVRAYDTPEWAIIEVEDTGPGIPKEAQSRIFEKFFRVDKARSRKMGGTGLGLTIVKTIVDRHGGKIEVESEIGQGTLMRVFLPKDR; via the coding sequence ATGGAAATGTTCCTGATCATCGCAGGAATCCTGCTGTTTGCCCTACTCGTTTTCTTCTTTAGGAAGAAGCTTTCCGAGTACAGGATTTTCATAAAGAAAGTGGCAGATATGTTGGGGGAAAAAGATGTTCCCCCACTTTATCTTTTCGAGCGCTTGAAAAAGCACATTGATAACCTGAAAGATAAGATCGTTCGTGTGGAGGTCAGTCGGGACAATTTCCTCACCATACTCAACAGTCTCAGCGAGCCCATATTCATACTGGACAGGGAGGGAAACATCACATTTTTGAACGAAGCTGCCCGAAAACTCGTTCAGGATAGAATCAACCCCGAGGGAAGGCGCTACTACGAAATATTCGAGGATTACTACATAAACGAAATGGTCGAAGAGACTATAAAAAGTCTGGAACCACAGGAAGGCACACAGGTTACTTACGTAGAAAACGACAAAAAGTATTTCCACGTGAAGGTGATTCCCGTCGATCTGAAAAGCGGTGATAAAATCTTTGTCATCCTCTTTCACGATGTGACTAAGGAAAGGAAACTAGATGAAATGAGGCGTGAATTCATCGCAACGGTTTCCCACGAGCTCAGAACACCTCTTACTTCTATACATGGATACGCGGAAACGTTGCTGGAAGACGATCTTGAGAACAAAGAGCTGGTCAAAAGATTTCTTAAGATCATAGAAGAGGAATCAGCGCGTATGACACGCCTCATAAACGACCTGCTAGATCTTGAGAAAATGGAAGAAAGTTCCGTTGAATTCGAAATGAAAGAGCTGGATCTGTGTGAAGTGGTAGATTATGTTTACAGGATAGTCCAGCCCATCGCAGAGGAAAACGAGGTGGATTTGGAGGTTGATTGTGAAGATGTCATGGTCAAGGGGAACAAGGAAAGACTCATCCAGATGCTCTTGAATCTTGTGGACAACGCCGTCAAGTACACCTCCTTCAAAGAAAAAGGAGAAAAGAAAGTCTGGGTGAGGGCCTACGATACACCTGAATGGGCTATTATAGAAGTAGAAGATACAGGGCCTGGCATCCCAAAAGAGGCTCAAAGCAGGATTTTCGAGAAGTTCTTCAGAGTGGACAAGGCGAGGTCAAGGAAAATGGGAGGTACCGGCCTTGGTCTTACGATAGTGAAGACGATCGTCGACAGACACGGTGGAAAAATAGAGGTAGAAAGCGAAATCGGTCAGGGAACTCTTATGAGAGTTTTTCTGCCCAAGGACAGGTGA
- a CDS encoding pyrimidine-nucleoside phosphorylase: MRAYDVILKKRNGGKLSREEIGFMVRGYVDGEIPDYQMAAFLMAIFFRHLDEEETYYLTEAMMKSGEILDLSEIPGKKVDKHSTGGVGDKTTLVVAPLVASCGVPVAKMSGRALGHTGGTIDKLESIPGFRTELSIDEFVENVKRYGIAIVGQTGNLVPADKKIYALRDATATVDELSLIASSIMSKKLAAGSDAFVLDVKFGTGAFIKDIKESRRLANLMLNIAKRHGKKAVAVLSNMNQPLGHFVGNSLEVIEAIETLKGNGPKDLEELSITLGALMLELAGDSKFEEGKKILKRKIETGEALEKFRVLVKAQGGDERVVDEPWKFLPVSKRVEEFKSEKEGYVSFIDTEKVGTASMLLGAGRKKKEDKIDPGAGIVVEKKLGDFVGKGETIAKLYVSEKSDLENAMKLLKEAYVVSNTPPEPFRVVEEVIR, translated from the coding sequence TTGAGGGCCTACGATGTCATTCTGAAAAAGAGAAACGGAGGAAAACTCTCCAGAGAGGAAATAGGCTTCATGGTGAGGGGTTACGTCGACGGCGAGATACCGGACTATCAAATGGCGGCGTTCTTGATGGCGATCTTCTTTCGCCACTTGGACGAAGAAGAGACCTATTATCTCACCGAAGCCATGATGAAATCCGGGGAGATCCTAGACCTCTCAGAAATACCTGGGAAGAAGGTTGACAAGCACTCAACAGGAGGTGTTGGTGATAAAACCACCCTCGTTGTCGCACCACTCGTTGCTTCGTGTGGTGTTCCCGTTGCGAAAATGTCCGGACGCGCTCTTGGACACACAGGAGGAACGATCGACAAGCTGGAGTCTATACCGGGATTCAGAACAGAACTCTCCATCGACGAGTTCGTTGAAAACGTGAAGAGGTACGGTATAGCGATAGTGGGCCAGACGGGAAATCTCGTACCCGCGGACAAAAAGATATACGCCCTCCGCGATGCAACAGCAACTGTCGATGAGTTGTCCCTGATCGCATCGAGCATAATGAGTAAAAAGCTTGCAGCCGGAAGCGACGCGTTCGTCCTAGATGTGAAGTTTGGAACGGGTGCTTTTATAAAAGACATAAAAGAGTCCAGAAGACTCGCAAACCTGATGCTGAATATAGCAAAACGTCACGGTAAAAAAGCCGTTGCCGTCCTTTCAAACATGAATCAGCCGCTGGGACACTTCGTAGGAAATTCCTTGGAAGTGATAGAAGCAATAGAAACCCTCAAGGGAAACGGTCCGAAGGATTTGGAGGAACTTTCAATTACTCTTGGTGCTTTGATGCTCGAGCTTGCGGGAGATTCGAAGTTTGAAGAAGGAAAGAAGATTTTGAAGAGAAAGATCGAAACGGGAGAGGCTCTCGAAAAATTCCGTGTGCTCGTGAAAGCTCAGGGCGGAGACGAGAGGGTGGTCGACGAGCCCTGGAAGTTTCTACCCGTTTCAAAGAGGGTAGAAGAGTTCAAATCTGAGAAGGAAGGATACGTATCGTTCATAGACACCGAAAAGGTAGGAACAGCCTCCATGCTTCTGGGTGCAGGAAGAAAGAAGAAAGAAGACAAGATAGATCCCGGTGCGGGAATCGTTGTTGAGAAAAAACTGGGAGACTTCGTGGGAAAAGGAGAAACGATCGCAAAGCTCTATGTCTCAGAAAAGAGCGATCTGGAAAACGCCATGAAACTTTTGAAGGAAGCTTACGTGGTATCCAATACTCCACCAGAACCCTTCAGGGTAGTAGAAGAGGTGATCAGATGA
- a CDS encoding phosphodiester glycosidase family protein — protein MKQFIFVFLLLACFSFASYVISGKEAFPIRSVLKDDVYYVYVEDLTPVGVGYIHANGYHYVVHDDHVLFVKEKETVLDFVKKLSSPLFLEGKLLLPIDAIKELMEGYQVYTKGENVLIYDSLPIVLSATKERDRVTISYTGVLVPDMVEVEKSMGRVVLKISPVVESMPVVSEGIEVEPGKSEITLIVNVGNFYPDVKLTFEKGHLVCQLSLVKGFFGKMKIADGVVFERKIEEFGRGEKTVVNYLIMDPDKVEVKPVIAEEGFGFLEQLDDMVERVGGVAGINGNYFDPVTKFPIGLIVIDGKPYSTMFSGRPVFAITEEGDVFIGRMLVDVTLTVNGVLFLVKGINTLGEGEVLVYTKEFSGTIPRKDDKLYFVVDEDTIKYLGYRERAEGSEYVVAVSKKYEAYLSNLKIGDKAYLSVQPNLPIRIRQAVEGGPLLIQNGAPIPDAQEEKARYGGGIAYAKAPRTVIATKDGKLWFIVFEGYNHITRGLNYDELVDFLLSKGFEDAMCVDGGSSSVMAVGRSLFGKAANSTAAIPVGIVVWKKKSTEVGE, from the coding sequence ATGAAGCAATTTATTTTCGTCTTTCTTCTCCTTGCCTGTTTTTCCTTTGCCTCTTACGTGATCAGTGGAAAAGAGGCATTTCCCATCAGGAGTGTCCTCAAAGATGATGTCTACTACGTCTACGTAGAAGATCTCACACCGGTTGGTGTTGGTTACATACACGCAAACGGATACCACTACGTTGTCCACGATGACCATGTGCTCTTTGTGAAAGAAAAAGAAACGGTGCTGGATTTCGTGAAAAAACTCTCCTCGCCCTTGTTTCTGGAGGGAAAACTTCTTCTACCGATCGATGCCATAAAAGAGCTGATGGAGGGATATCAAGTCTACACGAAGGGAGAAAACGTACTCATCTACGACTCCCTGCCGATCGTTCTTTCTGCCACGAAGGAAAGAGACAGGGTAACCATCTCTTACACGGGTGTTCTGGTGCCAGACATGGTGGAAGTGGAAAAGAGCATGGGCAGGGTTGTCTTGAAGATCTCTCCTGTGGTGGAAAGCATGCCGGTGGTTTCAGAAGGAATAGAAGTGGAACCAGGAAAAAGCGAGATAACCCTCATCGTCAATGTTGGAAATTTCTACCCCGATGTGAAATTGACTTTTGAAAAGGGTCATCTTGTCTGCCAGTTATCGCTGGTCAAAGGATTCTTCGGGAAGATGAAGATAGCTGATGGTGTTGTGTTCGAACGTAAGATAGAAGAGTTCGGCAGGGGAGAAAAAACGGTTGTGAACTACCTGATCATGGACCCAGACAAGGTTGAGGTGAAACCCGTTATCGCTGAAGAAGGCTTTGGCTTCCTTGAGCAACTCGACGATATGGTAGAAAGGGTTGGAGGCGTGGCCGGGATAAACGGAAACTACTTTGACCCTGTGACGAAGTTCCCCATTGGCCTCATTGTGATAGACGGGAAGCCTTATTCTACAATGTTCTCTGGAAGGCCCGTTTTTGCGATCACTGAAGAAGGAGACGTGTTCATCGGAAGGATGCTTGTGGACGTTACCCTGACGGTGAACGGTGTGCTCTTCCTCGTCAAAGGAATCAACACGCTCGGTGAGGGAGAGGTGCTGGTTTACACGAAAGAGTTTTCAGGTACGATCCCGAGGAAAGATGACAAGTTGTACTTTGTGGTAGATGAAGACACGATAAAGTACCTGGGATACAGAGAAAGAGCCGAAGGTTCAGAGTACGTGGTTGCTGTTTCCAAAAAGTACGAGGCATACCTTTCCAACCTGAAGATAGGAGACAAAGCTTATCTTTCCGTTCAACCTAATCTTCCAATTCGGATAAGGCAGGCAGTAGAAGGGGGCCCTCTTTTGATCCAAAACGGTGCTCCCATTCCTGATGCTCAGGAGGAGAAGGCAAGGTACGGCGGTGGCATCGCTTATGCGAAGGCACCAAGAACGGTCATTGCTACAAAAGACGGAAAACTTTGGTTTATCGTGTTCGAAGGTTATAATCATATAACGAGAGGATTGAATTATGATGAACTCGTTGATTTCCTTCTCTCCAAGGGCTTCGAAGACGCCATGTGTGTTGACGGAGGAAGCTCATCGGTCATGGCCGTGGGTAGAAGCCTCTTTGGAAAGGCAGCAAACAGCACGGCAGCCATACCTGTGGGAATCGTTGTTTGGAAGAAAAAAAGCACGGAGGTGGGTGAGTGA